Below is a window of Photobacterium atrarenae DNA.
TGGGCAGCAACTCCATCATCCCGGGATGGCTGTAACTCCCTTGCTTGGGCAAATAGGTGGTGGCATAAAACACCTGGCCGTCCGGTGTGAGAAAACAGGTCAGCGGCCAGCCACCTCTGCCAGTCATCGCCTGACAGGCTGCCATGTGGAGATGGTCAACATCCGGCCGCTCCTCCCGATCCACTTTGATCGCCACGTAATCCCGGTTCAGCAACGCCGCCACTTCGACATCTTCAAAAGACTCACGTGCCATTACATGGCACCAGTGACAGGTGGCATACCCGATCGACAGAAAGATCGGCTTACCTTCCCGCTTGGCTTTTTCGAACGCCGCCTCACCCCAGGGGTACCAGTCCACCGGGTTGGCAGCATGCTGCAACAAATACGGGCTTTGCTCGAATACCAGACGGTTCCAGTATCCGCCACCGTTTTCGGGCAGTAGCTCAAGCTCTTTCTCACTGGGAATATCAGCTGGATGTGTGGCCATAAAGCAGCGCCTGTGGGTCATAAAGCAACGAAGAGAGCCCGCCATTAAAAAACAGGCTCTGTGATCAGTCTAGGTACTGAGGCACCGCCTGTCGAACCAGGGCATAACAGAAAGTTTCTCTCACGCTGTCTTATCGGATGGAATAGGCCTCAGAAAAATAATGCTTGCTCGATTCAAACTCATCCCGCAGCGGTAATCGACAGAAATCAGATAATCTTACCGTTGCACCTTCAGTTCAGAACAGCTTGGAGGAAAATACTGTGCTCTGGGTTTATACGCTTACAAATTTACCCCTTTCTGATAAGAAATAATCGTGTCTCAATATTGAAACGGATATTTATCCTGTTTTTTTGCAGACCTCCCCGCCAATATCTATAAATAATATCGTGGCAAATGGAATGGCCAGATAAAATTACAGGAGTGTCCTAATAGTTGATATCAGGATATTAATCAAATGAATATTAAGACAGTTGGCCTTATAGCTGCGCTAGCACTCGTTGCGACTGGCGCTCAAGCTAATTACGGAAAAGATAGCCATAGCTATGGCTATAAATCAAAAGTCAAAGTGAGCTGCACTATTTCCAAGCCATCTTACGGTGACTACTCGAAAAAACGTGACTATAAAAAATACGGCGATTACAAAAAATACTATGGTCACAAGAAGTACTCCGATTATAAGAAACGCTCTGAATACAAAAAAAGGAAACATGTGGTTCGACGTTGTGATAGATACTGGAGTTAATTGGAACGACAAAAATAGCGGCGCTCTTCCCGAGCTGCCGCTATTAATTCTGTAGCTGTGCTTAAGTCCTTTTTAATCAAAGCAAGCGAGCTACCTTCCACGAGGGTGAGGATCACGATGCGCTCACACAGTCAACTTTTTCTCTTCATGATGTTTCTATTCACCTCACTCACTGCATGTAATGATTTACAGCAAGAGACGCAATATTCAGATTCGCCCGATTCACCACAATATACTGAGTCATCCAATTCCCCTCCCAGTTCCGAACTCGACCAGTTCGTTATCGCCTCCGGCAGCTTGAAACCGGTCGGTGAGGTCGAAGTCGGCTCCGAAGTCTCCGGCCGTATCATCGAATTGCTGGTTGATTTCAATGATGTGGTCCATCGCGATCAAATCATCGCCCGCCTGGATCCCGAGTTCTTTGCCGCCCAGCTTCGACAGGCCGAAGCCGCCCTGCATGATGCCAAAGCTACCGTCGATGTACGCAAAGCAACGCTACGGCAGGCGACGCGTTCTTTGGATCGAGTCAAAACTCTTAACAAACGTAGCGCCGCATCGGTGAATACACTTGATGAAGCAGAAACCGATGTCTGGATAGCCCGCGCCGAACTCAAGCGGGCCGAAGCCGTGGTCCGAAACCAGGAAGCGGCACTGGAAGAGGCCCGAATAGCTCTGGAGCGGACCGCGATTCGCGCCCCCATCGACGGTGTCGTCATCTCTCGTGAAGTCATGCGCGGACAAACCGTGGCCGCCAGCCTTGAGGCACCGAAACTATTTAAAATCGCCCGCACGCTGACCGAAATGGAAATTCATGCCCGAATTGATGAGGCGGATATCGGCCTGATCCGGATTGGACAACTTGCCGTGTTTACCGTACCAGCCTACGGTGAACGGCAATTTGAAGCTCGGATCACCCAAATTCGGGTGGCCCCCATCATTGTCGACAACGTTGTAACTTATACCGTGGTGCTGCTGGCAGAAAATCCGGGCGAATCATTGCTACCCGGGATGACAGCGATTGTCGAGATCAATGCCGGAGAGGAGACCATGGCAGCCCCGGCGATGACCCTTCAAGCCGCTCCCGACGGAACAAATAACCACGCCCCCGGCATCCGCGAAGCTATGCTCCACAAAGCCAGACCAACCAGGCCACTGGCTTCCGATGACAGTTAGAGGCTGACCGATGCATTACTGGTTGCACCTGACCCATGCACTGCGAACCATTTTCCGTCACCGTCTGCGGAGCTTCCTGACGATCCTCGGGATCCTGATTGGGGTGGCTGCAGTCGTGACCGTGATCGGCGTCGGGGCCGGCAGTCAGCACCAGGTACTCCAGCGGGTCGAAAGCCTGGGCGCAAATTTGCTGTTTATCGAACCCGGCATGCTGGAAACCGGCGGGGTGCGGCTTAAGCATCACACCCCAACCTTAACCGACCGGGATATTGACGCGATTCGCCAGTGGGTGCCGGGAGTTCAGTCTGCCGCGCCATCCATCTACGCCGACGCCCGGGTGCTCTATCGGGCCCGCAACTGGATCAGCCTGATCCAAGGCACCACCCGAGACTATTTTCAGCTCAGAGGCTGGGAATTGGCCCGGGGACGGATCTTTACCGAGCGCGAAGCTACCCACGCCCGAAAAGTCGCGATTCTGGGCCACACGGTTGCCCGGGAGCTGTTCACTCAGGGGGAGCACACCACTGACAGCGCCGCGGCGGCGATTGGAAAAACCATCCGCATTGGCAAAACCCCGTTCAAGGTGATCGGGGTGTTACAACGCAAAGGCCAGGCCCCCGGCGGCGCCGATCAAGATGATAAAGTGCTGATCCCACTAGGCACCGCCCGGCTGCGTATAATCGGCCTGAGTCAGACCCATCCCGGTGCCGTACACTATGCCCACCTGCGGGTCAAAGATCCGAACCAGATCCACCAGACCATCGCGAATATCCAGCAGGTGCTACGTCGCCAACACCGGATTGCGGACAGCCAGCCCAACGACTTCTTCATCAACGATTTGACCGCAATTCAGGAAAGCATGACCGAAGCAACGCGGACGCTGACCTTCTGGCTGACCTCGGTCGCAGCCATCTCGTTGATCGTTGGGGGGATCAGTATCATGAATGTGATGTTGGTGGCGGTACGTGAAAGAACCGAAGAAATCGGGTTGCGGCGGGCCGTCGGCGCCACCAAACGCGACATCAGAAATCAGTTCCTGATCGAGGCGACCTGCCTGACCAGTATCGGCGGCCTTTCAGGATTGCTCCTGGGCTCCGGTCTGGTGGCCCTTATCGCCCACTTACGAGATTTTCCTGTTGTCATCACACCCAGCGCTATCTTCCTGGCACTGGGATCTGCCGCCGTGGTCGGGGTACTGTCCGGACTCTACCCAGCTCTGCTGGCCGCCCGACTCGATCCCATCCGTGCCCTGAAACAGGAGTAACCGTGAACCATGAATTCTGGTACTGCTCAACTCAACCAAGAAACTATTCGTGAAGAAACTATCACCCCCGCGTCTCGAGAACACTCGGACACACTGGTTCACCTGAGCGGCGTCAGCCGAACTTATCCTATGGGTCAGGCGGAAGTTACCGCCCTGCACGCAGTATCTCTGACCGTAATGCCCGGCGAGTATATCGCGATCACCGGCACCTCAGGCTCCGGCAAATCGACCCTGCTGCAAATTATCGGCTGTCTGGACCGACCGACTCAGGGCCACTATACGCTGAGTGGCACCCGGGTTGATGCACTCTCCGACGCAGACCTATCCCATATCCGCAATGCCCAAGTTGGGTTTGTATTTCAGGCGTTTCACCTGTTACCACAACTCAGTGTACGGGAAAACATTGAGCTGCCGCTGCTGTATCGAAAACTGACCCGTCAACAGCGAAGCCGCAAAGTCCAGGCCGTCATGAACAAAGTGGGACTGGCCAAACGGGAAGCCCACAAACCGTATGAGCTCTCCGGTGGTGAGCGTCAACGGGTGGCAATTGCCCGGGCGCTGGTCGGTGACCCATCACTCCTGCTGGCCGATGAGCCGACCGGAAATCTGGACCAGAAAACCGGAGATGAAATTATGCAAACCATTGAGGGGCTCAACCGCGAAGGCGTCACGGTCCTGATGGTCACCCACGACTTGGTCCGAGCCAGCCGCGCCACCCGGGTCATTGACATGAAAGATGGCCAAATTTTGTGATTTTGCCCGGGAGACTAAACCAAAGCTAGGGCGCAAAGAAAGCCTGGCGAAAGTCGGCGATTTGTTGCTGGGAGTAGCTTTGCCACTGTACTTCCGGCATCGAAGCATAGGTCGTCGCGCGCTGATCCGCCAGTTCCTGTTTCAGTTGACTGAGTTCTGACTGATAATCCCGAACCTGTTGCGTTTGTTGCGCCACTTCTTGCCGGCGCTGCGCGATTGCCACTTGCTCACTTTCACTCAAATACAACTGTGCCAGTTGTGCCGTTACTTCCTGCCGCTGAAGTGCCGTGTAGTGAGCCGGGATCAGCGCAACCGCTTGTTCATACAGGCCAGTATTACTCTCGATGGCCAATGCATCCGAATGACTTTGCCATCTATCCACCAGTTGCAGATAGCTGTCGATAAATGCTTCCGGCGACGAATCCGCCAGAGCCCTGGATTCAAGCTTAAAGTCGTATAGCGCGAACTCATCGGCAAACAGCTCATCAGCCTCAGCTCCCCACACCATTCTTGCCTGCGTTTTGACTATCTCTACCCGCTCGGCAATCTCCGGATTCTGCGCCAAATCCAACTCACCCAAAATTTGCTGCCACGCATCTTTTCGGACGAGATAATCCGCCAGCAGGGCGTATCTTTCTGCACTGAGCGCCTCCTTCAGCACTGCCAGGTGTTCACTGCAATTACCTTGCTGACTGCACGCCAACCAGAATGTCTCCAGCGCATCCCGCAATTCTCGGCCGGAAGCTTGATTCAGGGTCTTACTCTGTGCTTCGAAGCTGGCCGACACTGATAATTGCGACCCTGTCACTTGAATTTGCCCGAGGGTCGGAGTCGTTGCCACCGATTGAGTAGTCACAGTTACCGGAAGATCACGCTCATCGCCAGCGGTTACTTCACCCGGTGCCGGAGCCTCAGAACCCCTGGCGGCTGCGCTGTGATTGTCACCGCCGGATTCCAGCACCCAAAAAATGCCCGCCAAAGCGGCGAGCATAGCAATCAGAGACACGCGGCCCATTACTTGATCACCGCCGATACCGGGAAGTGATCCGACAGGTTGTAATGCTGCCACATCCGTTCATCGGTTGAGCGCGGTACATCGACACGGTTGGTATTTTCCGTTTTATCGCCGTATTCCTGGCTCACCATCACGTAATCGAGATATTCGATGTTTTCGCCACCGGACAATGCTTCACCGGCGAAATCATTGATCCGCGGATCAAACGTCGATGCCGTATAGCCGGTGTAGATTGGCTCGGCAGCATTTAGGTTCGCCATCATCTGCTGGTAATCGCCTGGGAATTTCAACTTGTTGACGTTAAAGTCGCCACTGTAGACCACGGTTTCATGCGCCGGAATATCCAGCGACTCCGCCATCTCACGCATTTGTTTGAACTGACGCTGGCGGTATTCTCTGGCAGTATCGGTATCGAAAGACGCAGTATGGGTGGCAAACACGTGGTACGCCTGACCATTCTTGATGACTTCAGCGTAGTTCACGCCTTTATCGGCAAAACAATCAGTGCCGCTACAGTCCGGGAACACGTATTGCGCCTGATTAACGATCGGATAACGGCTGACGATTACCACACCGCCGTCATGGATGTTAAAACCATCCTGATCAAGCATCTTGGTCTGATACGGATATTCCTTGGCAAGCTCGCGCAGAAACTCATCCCGCCCACCGGCAAAAACTTCCTGCAACGCCAGCACGTCGTAACCTTTGACATGCTCAGGAATGATGTCGAACCGCTCATCAATATGCGAGGCCACGGCCGGCAACATCCAGATGTTGTACGTCATCATCTTCAGGGTGTTTGCGTCCGGTTCGACCGCTTCATCCAGCTTTTCCGGTGTGATGGTGTAATACAGATCGTCATAACGCGCCGTCCTCTCGGACTTAAACGCCAGCTCAACGGCACGATCGCCAAACGATGTCGACTCAAAACGGTGCACATTGCGATCATCTTTCAGCGCCAGCGGTACATCAGCCGCGGTAACGCCGTGTTCAATTGTCGAATTGTACCAGTGACCTGCCATCTTCTGATACAAAGTGACACTTTCCCCCCGAGCGTTCGAAACCACAGTCTCAAACTGGTAAGTTTGGCCCGATTCGACCCCTTCCCAGCGGTTAAAGCTGATGACCGCTTTAGTTTCCCACGGCCCCAGCGCCTGCGTGTGCTGTTGCCACTCGTCGCCCAGTTGCAGTTGATCGGTCCCGGTATGCTTCACCTGAATTGTCAGTGGTTGATCCGAATTGTTGGTGAGATATACATCGGTATCCGCCATCGCCGGTACAGCCAGCAGCAATGGAAGTGCTGCGGTCCACTGTTTGATATTCATTAGTCCATCCTTTTGTTTTTATAAAAGAATGGCCGAACTTAGAGTATTTACGTTACAGATTCTTTATCGATTGGTAAAAATGATAATTAGAACACTGACCGCTTAATAGAAGTGATAAACCGCTTCCAGTTTAAGTGGTAATCCCCTGTTTTAAAAAAGGTTTTAACAACGTTACGGAAGATGCAAGGTGCGACATCAGGAAAAGTGATGTCAATGTGAGCACGAACAAATCAGGCACAGCCGGGGCTGTGCCTGATGAGGAAGCCTTAATCTTGTGATTGAGCGAGATAAGCGGCCATTTCTTCATCCGGCACCATCCCGCCGCCAGTGGCCCAGATCAGGTGAGTGGCATTGTTCATCGTCTGCGCATCGAGCTGAAAGCGCTCGCGGTAGGCTTGAGCATTCGTCACCCAAACCGGCCCCGGCATCCCCGCCAACGCGGACGGCTCCAGCTGAATGTTTTCATACTGATTCAGTTCTCCCAGATGGCGATACATCCGCTCATCGCTGATGGTGTAATAGCCATCCAACAACCTCTCCATCGCCCGGCCGACAAAGCCCGAAGCCCGGCCCACCGCCAGCCCATCGGCGGCGGTCACGTTGTCGATCCCGATATCCTGCACCGCAATACCATCGTGCAGTCCAGTGTGAACCCCCAGCAGCATGCAGGGAGAATGGGTCGGCTCGGCAAAAATACAATGGACATGATCGCCAAAGGCCATTTTGAGCCCAAAGGCCACCCCGCCGGGGCCGCCACCGACGCCACACGGCAGATAAACAAACAGCGGATGCTCGGCATCCACCGTGATACCCAGTTCATTAAACTGTTGCTTCACCCGCTCCCCGGCAACCGAATAACCCAGGAACAGGGTTTTCGAGTTCTCATCATCGATAAAGAAACAGTTCGGATCCTGTTCTGCCTCTTTTCGCCCCTGGGCTACCGCGATACCATAGTCCTGCGCATACTCGACCACCGTCACCCCATGCGATCGAAGCTTACGTTTCTTCCACTCGCGTGCGTCAGCAGACATATGCACTGACACCGAAAAACCCAGCTTGGCGCTCATGATCCCAATCGACATACCCAGGTTGCCGGTCGAGCCGACCGCAATACTGTATTGCTTAAAGAAATCTCTGAAATCATCGCTGAAAAGCTTGCTGTAATCATCGGACGACGTCAGCAGGCCCGCATCCATCGCCAGTTGTTCGGCATGGGTTAACACTTCATAAATCCCGCCACGGGCTTTGATCGAGCCGGAGATCGGCAAATGGCTGTCTTTTTTCAGCAGCAATCGCCCGGTGATTTCAGTCCCGTAATGCGCCGCCAAGGCACGTTGCATCTCAGGGATGGCAACAATATCAGACTCAATGATCCCGTTCGATACTGCGGTTTCCGGAAAGGCTTTCATCAGATACGGCGCAAACCGCTTCAGGCGGTCACTGGCATCACGGATATCAGTTTGATCCAGCCCGACATATGGCAAGCCTTCCGCCAGCGTTGTACTGTTCGGGTTAAACCAGCAGACCTCTTCCAGGGCAATCAGCTGTTTGACCAGCGGGAAATCATCGGTGAGTTGTTCAAGATTCAAAGTACTCATGTTGCTCTCTGTCATTCAATGGCATCCACCTTTATCTGACTATGTGCCATTCGTCACACTTCAGGGGCCGACTAGTCATTGATGTTTCATCTGTCATTCTCATTTTGGGGTATTAGACAGCATCCAGACCGGTGGGTAAATGCGGAGATTTCACAGATGTGAGCCAGCCGGGGGGCTATCCCGCACTGTTTTCCGGCCCAAACCACCAGCCGCCAACTATTCCTATGCAGCATATCTGTTGATCGCTGCACCCGCTTCACAGATAAAAAGGCTGTTGTTGTTTGCATGAATCATTCAGTGGCATAACAGCACTCATGTGCTGTATTGCACTGCGCATAAATCAGAATAAAAAACCAACACAAGGATAGATCGAATGAATCTAGCACTCCCCCTTGCAGTCACAGCTGGGATATTTTCTGCAAGTGCGATGGCCGCGCCAGCATCTCCGGCCCCCTTTTCTCCGATGACAACGGCACCAGCATCAGTCATATCCGGCTCGGCATCCCCGATGGCTGTATCGACAGCAGAGGCCAAGCGTACGTTAGCGCTCAGCCTGAGCCAGCAATACCAGCAGCTGGCCCCTGTTCTGCATGACAAAATCAACCAGTATCAATTGAATGCGCCGCTCAACGAATTAAAACAAAACAAGCGCGCAGCCCCGTTTGCCCGTTCGATGATGGCAGTAGATAAAGCGTTACGGGCCGAAAAAGGGATCGAAGAATACACAGATTCAATTATGGAGTTGCGCCTGGCCGATCAGTCCATGCTGGCCCGGTGGCAGGCAGGGCAATCGCCTCTATTCGCCTGGGAGCCGGAAGGCAACGATCAACACTGGAATTATATCGAGGCCTACGATATCGACGGTAACATTCACCTTCTGGATGTCCATGAAGTACCGGAGCGCCCCGTGCTTGTGGTTGATACGAACTCTAGGCAAGAGCTGGAAGCCGGAATCAGGGCGATGAATGATGAAATCAAGCGCTTACAAGGAGAGAAATATCCTGATACCGCACCACGTTCAATGGCTCTTCAATCTTTTTCGGCGGCAGACAATGGCTTCGAGACTCAAGCGGAAGTCCCGAGCATCTCAACCACGGTACTAACAAAAATTCGCCTGAAAGATGATCAGGAGCCCTGGATTTCCGGCAAAGCTGAAGTTTATGCCATTGTCACCGGCGTGAACCCAACCCGTGATGAGCCTGTACTGGACATCATTGATATGCCTTACCTGGACTACAGTGAAACGGATTACTCACCAAACCAAGTGCTGATCCACTGGCAACGCTACCGCTGGTCGGCGGCTGATATGCTGTTGATGGAAAAAGATGACGGCACCAATTATAAGGATTTAGCACGCGCCTTATTGGAAGTGGCGACAGCGGCGCTGAAAGCAATTCCCGATCCTGAAGTGCAGGCATATGCGGTAATTCCGCAGCTCACCGGCAAAGTATTGGAAGCGATCCCGGACAGCTGGGCGACTAACGATGATGACTTTATTGATGTCTATTATACCCTGCGCCAGGGCGTGACCTACACGGACTACGCGGCAGCAGGCAATAATGCCACGGCGACCTTTACGCCATTAACCATTGACCCGACTCAGTAAAGCATCAGCACAAGTCTGTGCGATGCACAACAATCAAACAAGTCTGCGCAATACGCAGGCTTGTCATCGAGTGATGAGGCCGTTTAGAACATCGATCAGACCGCTACCACCTGATATATAGTAGCTCATACTCGCCCTTACACATCCGCTGGAAAGTTACGATTAGATCGTACAGACGACCTGCGTGTATCGTAACTCACAACTGGACAAAAGTGAGCCAGTTGCTTTGCTAATTTAGTAAATCATGAACAACTAAAAGTATGGAAAAGTCGCTTAGCTCAATGTCCAGTATTGATGGTGTAGATCATTTTTACTCGAAGTCCCTTCCCAATGTATTGACAGAGAGAGACGGTTCACAAATGTTAGGAGCAGATTCGGCTTAGAACACTCACGTTAAGCGTTAGATGGATATTATCGAGTAAGTGGAGAATCAGTAGCATCAACCTAGAGGTTGCATCGTCGCTCATTATATCCTCACCAAGGAATCATTCGAACATTCTCTAATTGAATTTGAAGATCGTAAACTTCATAAAGCAATGATATCATTATGAAGTTTTATGTAGGAGTAAAGAAGAGAAGCATAGTTTGGTCGATTTACCCAAGGAGCTAAGCCCGCTTTAACGCAACGTTTTTGGGGTGGATTGGGGCTCTGCGAGGATAATTACACTATCTACCTCAATCGATACCATAGGGAAAATGACATACCGTGTTTCTGAATCTAACAGGGCAGCTTCACCTAAAATGGCCGTAAGTTTCCCCAAGTATTCTTTTAGTGAAAAAGATTGTTAGATTGCGGCTGCGCTATTTTGCCTTATCTATGATAAGGGCTATTCAATATTAGGAACATGATTTTGGCGACGATTGATGATGTACTCTCGAGCAAGGAAGAAGATGATAAGTTGCGTAGCAGCAACCCGAAAACTCCTGATGTGTTCGCTTTTGACTGTGGGCAGCTTCCTTTTGAAAGAATGGGTGATGATCACTTTGAGCTAATGCTGGCAGACCTTTATACAGCTCGTGCAGATGATGGTAAAGAGGATTGGTTTGACAAAGCTTGTCGTCTGAACGACGGCGCAGACCAAGGTCGAGATGTTATCCTTCTTCAAGATTCAGTTCCAGTTGGCGTGATTCAGTGTAAGCGCTACAAAGGTAATGTCGGGCGTCCTCAAATCATACAAGAAATATGCAAGTTCTTCATGTACGCCAAGATTATGCCACAGATAGCTCCCGCTCCTGATACTGAATTTAGATATTATGTAGCGGTGTCTGACGGGGCAACGAGTGATTTATTCGAGTTCATGACAAGTAAAGGTCGAAAACGATTTGATGACTTACGGAGTGAATTCGAAAAAAAAGCGTTGGCAGCGCGGAACGCATCCAAGAAATTAAAGGAGCACCCCGAACTCAAAGATCTAGACAAAAAACAATTATGTGACATTGTCTGGGAAAGAATTACTAATCTACATACAGAACTACACAAGAAGGATAGCTTGTCTCGGATGGTCTCAGACTATCCTAGTATTAAATCGAATTATTTTAGGCTCGAATCGGACACGGCAAAAGTCGTTGATGAGATAAAGAAAATTTTGAGTTCCCGAGGGACAACCCTCTCTGATGACGATGCAAAACTTGTTTCGCATGTGCGCACTGAGTATATAAAACTCACGCTAAGCAGCAGCAGTAGGTTCAATATTGCGCTAATCCAAGGTAAGGAGCTGCTGCCTTTTATTAGAGGTATGTTGAAACCAAAGTCAGGTACCCTCTACACTAATTTCGGCTCTCGCCCAGCATTAATGACTGCAGGTGCTAAGGCAGCAGAGGCAAGCCAATGGAGTGAAATTAATAATCTGGTCAACGATTATCCATATCCACTGGTCTTCAGTGTCGGTTGCGGTGACGTATTAGGCTCTACGCTCCTAGAGTGGATAGAGTCTGATGATATGTCTTGGATCGATCCAAAATGGAAACCTGCTCCAGCTCGTCTTTACAAAGCAGGTTGGTGCTGGGTGAAGGACCCTGAGCAAGAAACCCATGATTGTTACATCTTGGTCGAGAATGAGACTGGTGATCAAAAATACGATCATGCGAATATGTCGTTACGGTTAGCTTTCGAGGATGTAATAGTATGGCCAACTTTAGGTAATGACTTCACCAACCCCATTGGTAACGCAAAATCGCTATTGAGGCGGATAATGGCCAGTCAAGCTGAAGATAGAGCTGGTCGGCGTAACTTAGTATTGGCTTCTCAAGATATTGACAGCATTGACAAAGTGCTAGAGTCAGTTCCAGATTATCATGGCCAGCGTAATCAGTCTCCTATCGCCATTACTATCGCGAACAGCGGACGTCTGCACGACTGTAACGTTGGTCTTTACTGCGCGACAGGAGTATTCCCAGCTATAGATACTGAGCACAATACCCGAGCAACTCCTCCAACAGTCCAACCTCCCAGTAGAGTCATGCGAAGAAGTTGCAACGGAGCCTTAACGCTTACCATAAATTGGACAACCGAACTATTACTAGAGTTCGCCAAAAGCCATCGCTTGATTGGGAATGATGTCAAAGACGATCTGTCACCTGAAGCCCTTGAATTTCATGAGCTCTTTGATCGGCACCCACCGATAGATGGCTACCTTGAATCCGTGAGGAAAGAATTAGAACTCTTGAACGTATTGGTTCAAAACGCAAGTCTTGCTGACTCTAAGGAGTTTACCTATCGGACGAAATATGGAGTGATGCAAGATCAGTCATTTTCATTAGATGATATGTCAGCCTCAGGTGAGTATGTTATGCAGGCGGTTCAAGCACTGAGTTATATCAAATCTCACAAAAGCACTAAGTGGATCGTCGAGTCGGGAGGGGATGGACATATTGAGTACAGTGATCCAGCGTTCGGTGAGTTTAATGTCTTGGCTTGGACTAACCATAGATATCCTGTGAGGCAAATGGAAGCGGATCTATTCGGATGGGCTAGAAAAGCAGCCACCAATCCCAGTTTAATTGTGTTTGCGGACGCTAAGGGACGTGTAAATGATAAAAAGCCCAGTCATGGACGCCATGACTTCACTAGCCCTCCCCCTTTAAAAGGAACAATCACAGAAGCAGAAGAACCTAGCAATGTATATATCTTTGACCTAGGCGAAATTGAATCGTACTACGATGATGATGGAGCCCCTTCAGTTGAACAATTTATGGATGACATATTAGAGCGTAGGAAAAAACTAGATGATAAGTGATTTGATCAACATTCTTCATGAACGAGTTCAAGCTGCGGGCTTTAGATCGCCAGAGGGTGGTAAATTGCTGTTGTCGAATGATGAAAACTGGCCAGATGCAGCACTCGAAAACCAGCTATTTTACTGTTATAGCGACTTCGCATCTATCCTTGTAGTCGATATATCATCTGATACATCCGCCGAGGCTTTGAAGCTTACTAAACGTTCTGAAACATATCTTGATGCCGCACTTATACAACGGGAGAAAAATGGTTCCGTTATTGATGGCTATCTTGTGTTAGCAATGACAAAAATGAATGATAGCCTCAAATCTTTCATCGTAGAAATCGAAAAGGACAC
It encodes the following:
- a CDS encoding efflux RND transporter periplasmic adaptor subunit; protein product: MFLFTSLTACNDLQQETQYSDSPDSPQYTESSNSPPSSELDQFVIASGSLKPVGEVEVGSEVSGRIIELLVDFNDVVHRDQIIARLDPEFFAAQLRQAEAALHDAKATVDVRKATLRQATRSLDRVKTLNKRSAASVNTLDEAETDVWIARAELKRAEAVVRNQEAALEEARIALERTAIRAPIDGVVISREVMRGQTVAASLEAPKLFKIARTLTEMEIHARIDEADIGLIRIGQLAVFTVPAYGERQFEARITQIRVAPIIVDNVVTYTVVLLAENPGESLLPGMTAIVEINAGEETMAAPAMTLQAAPDGTNNHAPGIREAMLHKARPTRPLASDDS
- a CDS encoding ABC transporter permease, with translation MHYWLHLTHALRTIFRHRLRSFLTILGILIGVAAVVTVIGVGAGSQHQVLQRVESLGANLLFIEPGMLETGGVRLKHHTPTLTDRDIDAIRQWVPGVQSAAPSIYADARVLYRARNWISLIQGTTRDYFQLRGWELARGRIFTEREATHARKVAILGHTVARELFTQGEHTTDSAAAAIGKTIRIGKTPFKVIGVLQRKGQAPGGADQDDKVLIPLGTARLRIIGLSQTHPGAVHYAHLRVKDPNQIHQTIANIQQVLRRQHRIADSQPNDFFINDLTAIQESMTEATRTLTFWLTSVAAISLIVGGISIMNVMLVAVRERTEEIGLRRAVGATKRDIRNQFLIEATCLTSIGGLSGLLLGSGLVALIAHLRDFPVVITPSAIFLALGSAAVVGVLSGLYPALLAARLDPIRALKQE
- a CDS encoding ABC transporter ATP-binding protein — translated: MNSGTAQLNQETIREETITPASREHSDTLVHLSGVSRTYPMGQAEVTALHAVSLTVMPGEYIAITGTSGSGKSTLLQIIGCLDRPTQGHYTLSGTRVDALSDADLSHIRNAQVGFVFQAFHLLPQLSVRENIELPLLYRKLTRQQRSRKVQAVMNKVGLAKREAHKPYELSGGERQRVAIARALVGDPSLLLADEPTGNLDQKTGDEIMQTIEGLNREGVTVLMVTHDLVRASRATRVIDMKDGQIL
- a CDS encoding chromosome partitioning protein ParA → MAALQPVGSLPGIGGDQVMGRVSLIAMLAALAGIFWVLESGGDNHSAAARGSEAPAPGEVTAGDERDLPVTVTTQSVATTPTLGQIQVTGSQLSVSASFEAQSKTLNQASGRELRDALETFWLACSQQGNCSEHLAVLKEALSAERYALLADYLVRKDAWQQILGELDLAQNPEIAERVEIVKTQARMVWGAEADELFADEFALYDFKLESRALADSSPEAFIDSYLQLVDRWQSHSDALAIESNTGLYEQAVALIPAHYTALQRQEVTAQLAQLYLSESEQVAIAQRRQEVAQQTQQVRDYQSELSQLKQELADQRATTYASMPEVQWQSYSQQQIADFRQAFFAP
- a CDS encoding sphingomyelin phosphodiesterase, whose translation is MNIKQWTAALPLLLAVPAMADTDVYLTNNSDQPLTIQVKHTGTDQLQLGDEWQQHTQALGPWETKAVISFNRWEGVESGQTYQFETVVSNARGESVTLYQKMAGHWYNSTIEHGVTAADVPLALKDDRNVHRFESTSFGDRAVELAFKSERTARYDDLYYTITPEKLDEAVEPDANTLKMMTYNIWMLPAVASHIDERFDIIPEHVKGYDVLALQEVFAGGRDEFLRELAKEYPYQTKMLDQDGFNIHDGGVVIVSRYPIVNQAQYVFPDCSGTDCFADKGVNYAEVIKNGQAYHVFATHTASFDTDTAREYRQRQFKQMREMAESLDIPAHETVVYSGDFNVNKLKFPGDYQQMMANLNAAEPIYTGYTASTFDPRINDFAGEALSGGENIEYLDYVMVSQEYGDKTENTNRVDVPRSTDERMWQHYNLSDHFPVSAVIK
- a CDS encoding D-serine ammonia-lyase — protein: MSTLNLEQLTDDFPLVKQLIALEEVCWFNPNSTTLAEGLPYVGLDQTDIRDASDRLKRFAPYLMKAFPETAVSNGIIESDIVAIPEMQRALAAHYGTEITGRLLLKKDSHLPISGSIKARGGIYEVLTHAEQLAMDAGLLTSSDDYSKLFSDDFRDFFKQYSIAVGSTGNLGMSIGIMSAKLGFSVSVHMSADAREWKKRKLRSHGVTVVEYAQDYGIAVAQGRKEAEQDPNCFFIDDENSKTLFLGYSVAGERVKQQFNELGITVDAEHPLFVYLPCGVGGGPGGVAFGLKMAFGDHVHCIFAEPTHSPCMLLGVHTGLHDGIAVQDIGIDNVTAADGLAVGRASGFVGRAMERLLDGYYTISDERMYRHLGELNQYENIQLEPSALAGMPGPVWVTNAQAYRERFQLDAQTMNNATHLIWATGGGMVPDEEMAAYLAQSQD